The Streptomyces armeniacus genomic interval GGAGAGCACGGCGCAGGGCGCCTCCGAGGGAACCGGCCTGACCCTGGACGATGTCCTGGAGGCCGAGGGCTGGGCGCGCACCCGCGCCCGTGAGCTGGCGGCCCGGGCCGTAGTGGAGGCGCGCGCATGACGACGTTCATGACCATCCTCGGCATAATCGTCTTCGTCGTGGGCCTGCTGTTCTCGATCGCCTGGCACGAGCTCGGCCATCTCTCCACCGCGAAGCTGTTCGGCATCCGGGTGCCGCAGTACATGGTGGGCTTCGGCCCGACGATCTTCTCCCGGAAGAAGGGCGAGACCGAGTACGGCATCAAGGCGATCCCGTTCGGCGGCTACATCCGCATGATCGGCATGTTCCCGCCCGGCGACGACGGAGCGCTGCGGAAGCGCTCGACGTCGCCCTTCCGGGGGATGATCGAGGACGCGCGCGCCGCCGCGTTCGAGGAGCTCCAACCGGGCGACGAGAAGCGGCTGTTCTACACGCGCAAGCCGTGGAAGCGCGTCATCGTGATGTTCGCCGGGCCGTTCATGAACCTGATCCTGGCTGTCGTGATCTTCCTCGGCGTGCTGCTGACCTTCGGCGTCAACACGACCACCACCACCGTCTCCAGCGTCTCCGAGTGCGTGATCCAGGCGTCCGCGCGCACCGACAAGTGCACCGAGGGCGCCAAGGACTCCCCGGCGAAGGCCGCGGGCATGCGCCCCGGCGACAAGATCGTCGCGTTCAACGGCGAGCCCGTCGCCGAGTGGGACGAGCTGCAGGCCGACATCCGCGACACCATCGGGCCCGCCACCCTCACCGTCGAGCGGGACGGGCAGCGCAAGATGCTGCACGCGGACCTGGTGGAGAACCAGGTCGCGAAGTTCGACGGGCGCGGCGGCTACGTCGAGGGCGAGTACGTCACCACCGGCTTCCTCGGCTTCACCCCGGCCAGCGGGATCGTGGAGCAGTCGTTCCCGCAGGCCGTGGACCGTATGGGCGACATGATGGTCTCCGGCGTCGAGGCCCTGATCGACCTGCCGTCCAAGATCCCGGACCTGTGGGACGCCACCTTCGGCAACGCCGAACGCGAACAGGACTCGCCCATGGGCGTCGTCGGCGCGGCCAGAGTCGGCGGCGAGGTCTTCTCCCTCGACATCCCGCCCGAGCAGCGCGTCGCGACGATGCTGTTCCTGGTCGCCGGATTCAACCTGTCGCTGTTCCTGTTCAACATGCTGCCGCTGCTGCCCCTCGACGGCGGGCACATGGCCGGCGCGCTGTGGGAGTCCGTACGCCGGAACGTCGCCCGCGTCTTCCGCCGGCCCGACCCCGGGCCGTTCGACGTGGCACGGCTCATGCCGGTGGCGTACGTGGTGGCGGGCGTGTTCGTCTGCTTCACGCTGCTGGTGCTGATCGCCGACGTGGTGAACCCCGTACGGCTGGCGGGTTGACCCCGTATGTCGCACCCCTCCACGGACGGAGGAGTGCGACATACACACCGGTCTTGTGGCGTAGTCTCGGGGCCGGAGCCCGTCGATCTCGGGACCTCGATTCACACCATGGGGTTGCACGCACGATGACAGCGATTTCGCTCGGAATGCCGGACGTACCGATCAAGCTCGCGGACCGCCGCGTGAGTCGGAAGATCCAGGTGGGGCCGGTGGCCGTGGGTGGTGACGCGCCGGTGTCCGTGCAGTCGATGACGACGACGCAGACCGCGGATGTGGGTGCGACGTTGCAGCAGATCGCGGAGTTGACGGCGTCGGACCCTGTGTTGTCCATGCGGGGCAGTCGCGGCCCGCCGCTCAGTAGCCGAAAGCGCGCGCCGTGTTGGCCGCCACGTGCTCCGCCAGCGCGTCCTCCGTCATCCCCTTGACCTCCGCCATCCCCCGCTCCGCCCGCGCCAACCGCTCCGTACGGCACGGTGGCTCCCCTGAGATTGGCTCACTGCGCACACTCCACCCGCGACGGCATACCGGCGGGCGGGAATGTAGCGGAGAGAAGGTCACTCTCCAAAGTCGTACGATCACCCTGTGTTGTCCATGCGGGGCAGTCGCGGCCCGCCGCTCAGTAGCCGAAAGCGCGCGCCGTGTTGGCCGCCACGTGCTCCGCCAGCGCGTCCTCCGTCATCCCCTTGACCTCCGCCATCGCCCGCAGGGTGACGGGAATGAGATACGGCGCGTTGGGCCGTCCGCGGTACGGCGCCGGGGTGAGGAAGGGCGCGTCGGTCTCCACCAGGACCAGTTCGGGCGGCGCGACAGCGAGGGCGTCGCGCAGCGGCTGCGCGTTCTTGAAGGTCACGTTCCCGGCGAAGGACATGAACCAGCCGTGCGCGGCGCACACTCCGGCCATCTCCGCGTCGCCGGAGTAGCAGTGGAACACCGTCCGCTCGGGGGCGCCCTCCTCCGCGAGCACGCGGAGGACGTCCGCGTGCGCGTCGCGGTCGTGGATCACCAGGGCCTTGCCGAGCCGCTTCGCCATCCCGATGTGCGCCCGGAACGACCGCTCCTGGGCGGCGCGCCCCTCCTCGCCCGTACGGAAGTGATCGAGGCCCGTCTCGCCGACGCCGAGCACCTGGGGCAGCGCGGCCAGCTTCTCGATCCCGTCGAGCGCGGCGTCGAGCGCGTCCGCGCCGCCGTCGGCCGCGATCCGCGGCGCCTCGTTGGGGTGCAGCGCGACGGTGGCGTGCACCGCGTCGTACGCGGCGGCCGTCTCGGCGGCCCAGCGCGAACGCTCCAGGTCGCAGCCGACCTGGACGAGCGTCTCCACGCCGACGGCCGCCGCCCGCGCCACCGCCTCCTCGACCGTCGGGTCCTGCATGTCGAGGTGGGTGTGCGAGTCGGCGACCGGCACCCGGAGCGGTACGGGTGCCGGCGGCGGCTGCGCGGGCGTCTGCGGGGATTTCGGCATGACCGCGATGGTAATTCGGCGCCCCGTGCGGTGTCGCCGCCGGCCGGGGTACCCGTATCCGGCGTGACGGGTGCTGTGCGGTGGTGCTGTGCCGTGCGGTCTGTGCTGTGCGGTGCCCGTGCCGTGTGTGCGGTCAGCGTTTGGACAGGGCCTGTTCGGCGTTGGCCACCCGCCCCGAACGCATAATGCGCAGCACGTGCCCGTCACAGTTGACGCATGTGGGATTCGTGAGCGGTGAGGGAACTCGGTGGCCTTCCGTGTAATAGGTCACGAAAGGCTTTCCGTCCGGGGGCACGTGGTGCTCTATGTCGTAGGTCTGCTCCCAGCCGTAACCGCACTTCATACAGGCGAAGCTGTACGCTTCGTGAACGGTTCCGGCGCCTCCGCCGGTGCCACCTGCCGTGCCTCCGCCAGTGCCGCTGCTGTCCTTCATCCCGGCTCCCTTCCGAGCAGTGGACCCACACCCAGTGGACTCCTCCGCCGGAGAAAACGCAGCTGTCTTCCGCGCAGTTGGGGCAGATTTGGTCCGGCTATAGGGAATGCGTCCCGCTCTGCGGCTCAGGCTTTACTTTTCACCTTAGTCCTTTTGCCCGCCGCTTGACCCGCCCGTCCCGTTTCCGGGCCCGCGGTCGTCTACCGGCTCCCGCTTCGCCGCCACCACCGCGTCGAAGACGTCCCGCTTCGGCACCCCCGCCTCCCGCGCCACCGCCGCGATCGCCTCCTTGCGCCGCTCGCCCGCCTCCTCGCGCACCGCGACCAGCCGCGCCAGCTCGGCGGGACCGCCGCCGCCCGGCCCGTACGGCCCCGACGCGGGCGCGCCCTCGACCACAACGGTGATCTCGCCCCGTACGCCGCCCGCCGCCCACTCCGCGAGCTCTCCCAGGGGGGCGCGCCTGACCTCCTCGTACGTCTTGGTCAGCTCCCGGCACACCGCCGCGCGCCGGTCCGTGCCGAAGACCTCCGCCATCGCGGAGAGCGCGTCGGCGAGCCGGTGCGGTGACTCGAAGTAGACGAGGGTGCGCCGCTCGTCCGCGGCCTCCCGCAGCCGGGACAGCCGTTCGCCGCGCTTGCGCGGCAGGAAGCCCTCGAAGCAGAAGCGGTCCACCGGCAGCCCGGACAGCGCCAGCGCCGTGAGCACCGCGGATGGTCCCGGCACCGCCGTCACGCGTACGCCGTGCTCCACCGCCGCGGCCACCAGCCGGTAGCCGGGGTCGGACACGGACGGCATCCCCGCGTCGGTGACCAGCAGCACCCGCGCGCCCTGGAGGAGCGCCTCGACCAGCTCTGGCGTACGGGCGGCCTCATTCCCCTCGAAGTACGACACGACGCGGCCCGACGGGCGTACGCCCAGCGCCTGGGTCAGCCGCCGCAGCCGCCGGGTGTCCTCGGCGGCGACGATGTCCGCGCCGCCGAGTTCGGCGCCGAGGCGCGGCGGGGCGTCGTCGGTGTCGCCGATGGGAGTGCCTGCGAGTACGAGCGTTCCGGAGTCCACCGGCACATCCTCGCAGCGGCAGTCCGCGCGCACCCGGCGCGGTTCCCTACGATGTGCCCGTGACGACCAGTGACACCGCCCCGGACGTCGAGCGCGGACGTACGGGCGCGGGCGACGCGCCCTCCTGGCAGCTGCGGCTGCGCCGGTACGGCTACGTGGCCCGGCCGCGGCCCGGCGTGACGGAGCGGCTGGAGCCGCCGTACGCGCCTCCCTCGCCGCGGCTGGCGGCGCTGTTCGGCTTCTCGCCGGACGCCGCCGGGCGGTTCGCGCGGTGGGCGGCGTGGGGCGGCCCGGCACTGGTGGCGCTGGTCGCGGGAGTGCTGCGGTTCTGGCGCCTGGGCTCGCCGCACGCGGTGATATTCGACGAGACGTACTACGCGAAGGACGCCTGGTCGCTCTACCAGCACGGCTACGAGGGCCACTGGGCGGAGAACGCGAACAAGCTGATCCTCGCCGACCCGCAGAAGATCCCCCTCTCCGACGACCCCTCGTACGTCGTGCACCCTCCGGCGGGCAAGTGGGTCATCGGGCTCGGGGAGTGGCTGTTCGGGCTCGAACCGTTCGGCTGGCGCTTCATGACCGCCGTGCTCGGGACGCTGTCGGTGTTCCTGCTGTGCCGCATCGGGCGGCGGCTGTTCCGCTCCACCGTGCTCGGGTGCCTCGCGGGCGCGCTGATGGCGGTGGACGGGCTGCACTACGTGATGAGCCGGGTAGCGCTGCTCGACCTGGTGCTGATGTTCTGGGTGCTGGCGGCGTTCGGCTGCCTGCTCGTCGACCGGGACAAGGCGCGGGCACGGCTGGCGGCGGCGCTGCGGAGGGACGCGGAAAGCGAAGCCGTACGGCACTCGACGGACGCACCGTCCGACTCCGTACGGCACTCGGCGGACGCACCGTCCGGGCACGCACCGTCCGAGGCCGGTCCGGACGCTCCCGGTGAAGAGGCCGCGTCCGGTGTCACTCCGACCCCCGACCCCGGCATCGCCGAGCGGCTCGGCCTCGGCTGGCGCCCCTGGCGCCTCGCCGCCGGCGTCTGCCTCGGCCTCGCCTGCGCGACGAAGTGGAACGGGCTGTACATCCTCGCCGCGTTCGGCGTGCTCACCGTCCTGTGGGACATGGGCGCGCGCCGTACGGCCGGTGCCGGGCGCCCCTTCCTCGCGATGCTCCGCAGGGACGCGCTGCCCGGCTTCGCGTCGCTGGTGCCGGTGGCGCTCGTCACGTACGTCGCCACCTGGAGCGGCTGGTTCGCCACCCAGGGCGGCTACTTCCGGGACTGGGCCGAGAAGGAGGGCCAGGCAGGTTCCTGGGGCTGGCTGCCGGGGCCGCTGCGCAGCCTGTGGCACTACGAGTCGGAGGTGTACGACTTCCACGTCGGCCTCACCTCCGGGCACACGTACGAGTCCAACCCGTGGAGCTGGCTCGTCGTCGGCCGCCCCGTCTCGTACTTCTACGAGTCGCCCAAGAACGGCCAGGACGGCTGCACCGCCGCCGACGGCTGCGCCCGCGAGGTACTCGCGCTCGGCACGCCGCTGCTGTGGTGGGCTGCCTGCTTCGCGCTGCTGTACGTCCTCTACCGCTGGCTGTTCCGGCGCGACTGGCGCGCGGGCGCCGTCCTGTGCGGAGTGGCGGCCGGCTATCTGCCCTGGTTCCTCTATCAGGAGCGGACGATCTTCTACTTCTACGCGGTCGTCTTCCTGCCGTTCCTCTGCCTCGCGCTGACGATGATGATCGGCGCGCTCGCCGGACCGCCCGGCGTGACGGAACGCAGGAGACTCGTCGGAGTCGTCGGCTCCGGCGTTCTGTTCCTGCTGATCACGTGGAACTTCATTTATTTCTGGCCCCTTTACACAGGCCAGGCCATCCCCACCGACGACTGGCAGCAACGGATGTGGCTGGACACGTGGATCTGAACAGCCCCGCGCCCGCCCCGAATTGAGCCATGGAAACTCCGTTTCGAGCCTCGAAAGGGTGACTCCGGGGCACAGGCCGTCACTTCCGTGCTCTATGGTGCCTCGAGACCCTCGGCCAGGCGGGCGGAGGCGGGGTGGAGGTTCAGAATTCGGATGCGTGACAGCCAGCGGATGGCGGTGCTCGGCGGAGTCGCCGCCGTCGTCGTGGGAGCCACCGGTTTCGGTGTGTACGCCCTCGTCGGAGGCGAGGAAGAGAACAGCGGCGACAAGGGCAGCGTTTCGGCTGCCGCGGACGGCAAGAACTCCGACGAGGTCGAGACGGGGCCGCCGTCCGCCGAGGAGGTCAAGGAAGCCTCCAAGAGCTTCCTCGAGGCGTGGTCCTCGGGCGATGCCCGTAAGGCCGCCGCCGTCACGGACGACAAGTCCGCCGCGCTCAAGGCGCTGACCGCGCTCCGCAAGGACGCCAAGGTGTCCAAGGTCGCCGTCACCCCGGGCACGCCGCGTACGCCGGCAGCGACGAAAGCCGATAAGACCGACAAGACAGCCAAGAGTGACAAGGGCGACACGGAGGCCGAAGCCACCGCGTCCGAGGTGCCGTTCAAGGTCACCGCGCAGCTCGCGTACGGGGAGCGGCGCGACGCGTGGTCGTACGACTCGGCGCTCCAGGTCGTACGGGACAAGAAGACCGGCGACGCCGTCGTCGGCTGGGAACCGTCCGTGCTGCACCCCAAGCTCGAGGACGGCCAGACGGTGAAGACCGGCGAGGCGGGCACGCCGCCGATCAAGGCCGTCGACCAGAACGGCACCGAGCTGTCCAAGTCGGACCACCCCTCGCTCAGCGGAATCCTCGACGACCTCCGCAAGCGGTACGGCGCCAAGACGGACGGCACCCCCGGCATCGAGACGCGCATCGTCGACGCCAAGGGCAAGGACACCGGGACGACGCTGCGCACCCTGACCAAGGGCACGCCCGGCACCCTCAAGACGACGCTGGACCTGGACGTGCAGAAGGCCGCAGAGGCGGCCATCGCGGACAAGCCGAAGGCGTCGGTCGTCGCGGTCAAGCCCAGCACCGGCGAGATCCTCGCCGTCGCCAACTCGCCCGCCAAGGGCTTCAACACGGCGCTCCAGGGCTCGTACGCGCCCGGCTCCACCATGAAGGTCATCACCGGCGCGATGCTGCTGGACAAGGGGCTGGCCGCGCCGGGCAAGGCGCACCCGTGCCCCAAGTACTTCGAGTACGGCGGCTGGAAGTTCCAGAACGACGACAAGTTCGACATCAAGGGCGGCACGTTCGCGCAGAGCTTCGCGCGCTCCTGCAACACCGCGTTCATCAGCCAGGCGCCGGAGCTGGACGACGACTCGCTGACCAAGGAGGCCCGCGACGTCTTCGGCATCGGCCTCAACTGGCAGGTCGGCACGAGCACGTTCGACGGCCAGGTGCCCGTCCAGTCCGACGCGCAGATGGCCGCGTCGCTGATCGGGCAGGGCAGCGTACGGATGAACCCGCTGACGATGGCGTCCGTGTCGGCGACCGTGAGGTCCGGCGAGTTCAAGCAGCCGTACATCGTGTCGCCGTCGCTCGACGACCGCACCCTCGCGAAGGCGCCGCGTTCGATGAAGCCGCAGGTGGTCAGTGACCTGCGGGCGTTGATGAAGACGACGGCGACCGGCGGCACCGCAGCCAAGCCGATGGCCGGGCTGAGCGGCGACTTCGGCGCGAAGACGGGCTCGGCGGAGGTCGGCGGCCAGAAGAAGCCGAACGCGTGGTTCACGGCGTACCGCGACGACATCGCCGTATCGGCCGTCGTCCCGGC includes:
- a CDS encoding M50 family metallopeptidase — translated: MTTFMTILGIIVFVVGLLFSIAWHELGHLSTAKLFGIRVPQYMVGFGPTIFSRKKGETEYGIKAIPFGGYIRMIGMFPPGDDGALRKRSTSPFRGMIEDARAAAFEELQPGDEKRLFYTRKPWKRVIVMFAGPFMNLILAVVIFLGVLLTFGVNTTTTTVSSVSECVIQASARTDKCTEGAKDSPAKAAGMRPGDKIVAFNGEPVAEWDELQADIRDTIGPATLTVERDGQRKMLHADLVENQVAKFDGRGGYVEGEYVTTGFLGFTPASGIVEQSFPQAVDRMGDMMVSGVEALIDLPSKIPDLWDATFGNAEREQDSPMGVVGAARVGGEVFSLDIPPEQRVATMLFLVAGFNLSLFLFNMLPLLPLDGGHMAGALWESVRRNVARVFRRPDPGPFDVARLMPVAYVVAGVFVCFTLLVLIADVVNPVRLAG
- a CDS encoding TatD family hydrolase, with translation MPKSPQTPAQPPPAPVPLRVPVADSHTHLDMQDPTVEEAVARAAAVGVETLVQVGCDLERSRWAAETAAAYDAVHATVALHPNEAPRIAADGGADALDAALDGIEKLAALPQVLGVGETGLDHFRTGEEGRAAQERSFRAHIGMAKRLGKALVIHDRDAHADVLRVLAEEGAPERTVFHCYSGDAEMAGVCAAHGWFMSFAGNVTFKNAQPLRDALAVAPPELVLVETDAPFLTPAPYRGRPNAPYLIPVTLRAMAEVKGMTEDALAEHVAANTARAFGY
- the rsmI gene encoding 16S rRNA (cytidine(1402)-2'-O)-methyltransferase, with the protein product MDSGTLVLAGTPIGDTDDAPPRLGAELGGADIVAAEDTRRLRRLTQALGVRPSGRVVSYFEGNEAARTPELVEALLQGARVLLVTDAGMPSVSDPGYRLVAAAVEHGVRVTAVPGPSAVLTALALSGLPVDRFCFEGFLPRKRGERLSRLREAADERRTLVYFESPHRLADALSAMAEVFGTDRRAAVCRELTKTYEEVRRAPLGELAEWAAGGVRGEITVVVEGAPASGPYGPGGGGPAELARLVAVREEAGERRKEAIAAVAREAGVPKRDVFDAVVAAKREPVDDRGPGNGTGGSSGGQKD
- a CDS encoding dolichyl-phosphate-mannose--protein mannosyltransferase, whose translation is MPVTTSDTAPDVERGRTGAGDAPSWQLRLRRYGYVARPRPGVTERLEPPYAPPSPRLAALFGFSPDAAGRFARWAAWGGPALVALVAGVLRFWRLGSPHAVIFDETYYAKDAWSLYQHGYEGHWAENANKLILADPQKIPLSDDPSYVVHPPAGKWVIGLGEWLFGLEPFGWRFMTAVLGTLSVFLLCRIGRRLFRSTVLGCLAGALMAVDGLHYVMSRVALLDLVLMFWVLAAFGCLLVDRDKARARLAAALRRDAESEAVRHSTDAPSDSVRHSADAPSGHAPSEAGPDAPGEEAASGVTPTPDPGIAERLGLGWRPWRLAAGVCLGLACATKWNGLYILAAFGVLTVLWDMGARRTAGAGRPFLAMLRRDALPGFASLVPVALVTYVATWSGWFATQGGYFRDWAEKEGQAGSWGWLPGPLRSLWHYESEVYDFHVGLTSGHTYESNPWSWLVVGRPVSYFYESPKNGQDGCTAADGCAREVLALGTPLLWWAACFALLYVLYRWLFRRDWRAGAVLCGVAAGYLPWFLYQERTIFYFYAVVFLPFLCLALTMMIGALAGPPGVTERRRLVGVVGSGVLFLLITWNFIYFWPLYTGQAIPTDDWQQRMWLDTWI
- a CDS encoding penicillin-binding transpeptidase domain-containing protein; amino-acid sequence: MRDSQRMAVLGGVAAVVVGATGFGVYALVGGEEENSGDKGSVSAAADGKNSDEVETGPPSAEEVKEASKSFLEAWSSGDARKAAAVTDDKSAALKALTALRKDAKVSKVAVTPGTPRTPAATKADKTDKTAKSDKGDTEAEATASEVPFKVTAQLAYGERRDAWSYDSALQVVRDKKTGDAVVGWEPSVLHPKLEDGQTVKTGEAGTPPIKAVDQNGTELSKSDHPSLSGILDDLRKRYGAKTDGTPGIETRIVDAKGKDTGTTLRTLTKGTPGTLKTTLDLDVQKAAEAAIADKPKASVVAVKPSTGEILAVANSPAKGFNTALQGSYAPGSTMKVITGAMLLDKGLAAPGKAHPCPKYFEYGGWKFQNDDKFDIKGGTFAQSFARSCNTAFISQAPELDDDSLTKEARDVFGIGLNWQVGTSTFDGQVPVQSDAQMAASLIGQGSVRMNPLTMASVSATVRSGEFKQPYIVSPSLDDRTLAKAPRSMKPQVVSDLRALMKTTATGGTAAKPMAGLSGDFGAKTGSAEVGGQKKPNAWFTAYRDDIAVSAVVPASGHGGDYAGPVVRKVLDVG